The following are encoded in a window of bacterium genomic DNA:
- a CDS encoding patatin-like phospholipase family protein gives MSRIKVGIALGGGAARGLAHLGILEVLRGEGIPIDLVAGTSMGALVGAMYCADGGIDGAVKRTEEFLGAPAFKNSRIHMLRRRSDEEEEGLTAMQLVASYIARGRVIASTVTRPSVLEEADLKALIGSFLDDRDIATFPVPFRAVVTDLALGEEVALARGSVLDAVAASSAVPGAFPPIMIDGRAYCDGGVVNMVPVTVARGMGADYVIAANVIHEPPEADLSARALELYFRTHYITRIALTRLQLRFADIVLTPPVGHIHWADFTRADTMVEAGREIARQNVDRIREDLRRLARRPRFLRRRRPGMVA, from the coding sequence ATGTCCCGTATCAAAGTGGGTATCGCCCTTGGCGGCGGCGCCGCGCGCGGCCTGGCACATCTGGGTATCCTCGAGGTGTTGCGCGGCGAGGGCATCCCGATCGACCTGGTCGCGGGCACCAGCATGGGCGCGCTGGTGGGCGCGATGTATTGCGCCGATGGCGGCATCGACGGCGCCGTTAAACGCACCGAGGAATTCCTTGGCGCCCCCGCGTTCAAGAATTCGCGCATCCACATGCTGCGGCGGCGCTCCGACGAGGAGGAGGAGGGCCTGACGGCGATGCAGCTTGTGGCCTCCTACATCGCCCGCGGCCGTGTGATCGCATCCACGGTGACGCGCCCCTCCGTGCTCGAGGAGGCCGACCTGAAGGCGCTCATCGGCTCGTTCCTCGACGATCGCGACATCGCCACGTTTCCCGTGCCGTTCCGCGCCGTCGTCACGGACCTCGCGCTCGGCGAGGAGGTCGCCCTGGCGCGCGGCTCCGTGCTCGACGCGGTCGCCGCCTCGTCCGCGGTACCCGGCGCCTTTCCGCCGATCATGATCGACGGGCGCGCCTATTGCGACGGCGGCGTCGTCAACATGGTGCCGGTCACCGTCGCGCGCGGCATGGGCGCGGACTACGTCATCGCCGCCAACGTCATCCACGAGCCGCCGGAGGCCGACCTGTCCGCGCGCGCGCTCGAACTCTACTTCCGCACGCACTACATCACGCGCATCGCGCTCACGCGCCTGCAACTGCGTTTTGCGGATATCGTCCTGACGCCGCCGGTGGGGCATATCCACTGGGCCGATTTCACCCGCGCGGATACGATGGTCGAGGCCGGCCGGGAGATCGCGCGGCAAAACGTCGATCGCATCCGCGAGGACCTGCGCCGGCTGGCAAGGCGGCCGCGTTTTCTGCGCCGCCGCCGGCCGGGGATGGTGGCGTGA